One genomic segment of Bacteroidota bacterium includes these proteins:
- a CDS encoding NAD(P)-dependent oxidoreductase has translation MNKKILVFGAAGFMGTYLIDELSKQNYDITATDINEAGEKYYKGKNIPYIYVDITKQEEFEKLPKEKFDAVLHLAAFQPANVSAKNYDPKTYINVNVIGTLNILDYCKKNDTGKIIYASSHRNTQGLWVDNKAIKEEDGRSIKYTGEYAMFSISETAAQDCVLHYAAQYGLSSIIFRLPPVYGFGPHTEIFKDGKPIKTGFQIFIDNSIACKPLELWGDANKGRDIVYIKDVIDAFVKAINSSTAKGLYNITSGRYLTLREEAETIAKVFWGDDSEPIIIERPEKNNGMDAFVYDITKAKEELGWSPQYSFEDMLHDYIKEGKDNKFGYLVEKRKTMLKEG, from the coding sequence ATGAATAAGAAGATATTAGTTTTTGGAGCAGCAGGTTTTATGGGTACATATCTGATAGATGAACTCTCTAAGCAAAATTATGATATTACCGCTACCGATATAAACGAAGCGGGAGAAAAGTATTACAAAGGAAAAAATATTCCTTATATCTATGTAGATATCACAAAGCAGGAAGAATTTGAAAAGCTGCCAAAAGAAAAATTTGACGCTGTGCTTCACCTTGCTGCATTTCAGCCTGCAAATGTAAGCGCTAAGAATTACGATCCTAAGACATACATAAATGTTAATGTGATAGGTACACTAAATATTCTTGATTACTGTAAAAAGAATGATACAGGAAAAATTATTTACGCAAGCTCACACAGAAACACACAGGGACTTTGGGTAGATAATAAAGCAATTAAAGAAGAAGACGGAAGAAGTATAAAATACACCGGTGAGTATGCTATGTTCAGTATATCAGAAACAGCTGCGCAGGATTGTGTCCTTCATTATGCAGCGCAATACGGATTAAGCAGTATAATTTTCAGATTGCCGCCTGTTTATGGCTTTGGTCCACATACTGAAATTTTCAAAGACGGAAAACCAATTAAGACAGGTTTTCAGATATTCATAGATAACTCAATAGCATGCAAGCCGCTTGAGCTATGGGGCGATGCTAATAAGGGAAGAGATATAGTTTATATAAAAGATGTAATTGATGCGTTTGTAAAAGCAATTAACAGCAGTACTGCAAAAGGATTATATAATATTACCTCCGGAAGATATTTGACTTTGCGTGAAGAAGCAGAAACAATTGCTAAAGTTTTTTGGGGAGATGACAGTGAACCAATAATAATTGAGCGTCCTGAAAAAAACAATGGGATGGATGCATTTGTATATGATATAACTAAAGCAAAAGAAGAGCTGGGCTGGAGCCCGCAGTATTCATTTGAAGATATGCTTCATGATTATATAAAAGAAGGTAAAGATAATAAATTTGGATACCTTGTTGAAAAGAGAAAGACAATGTTAAAAGAAGGATAA
- a CDS encoding acyltransferase — MSELKLEGLELMGENVKSKLKSCGEGVVIYPMAKIAFPHVVELGAHTKVRDFAFIFAGEGLIVGEYTDIQPHTVVWGGGLTIIGSRVSTGPGTVFLSATYSHEKGMKMVDGMGENSKVKGGRLEIGDDVYIGANCTIMPVKIGEGCVIGAGSFVGKDCEPWGIYVGSPAKRIGTREK; from the coding sequence ATGTCTGAATTAAAATTAGAAGGTCTTGAGTTAATGGGTGAAAACGTTAAATCAAAATTAAAATCATGCGGCGAGGGCGTTGTTATTTATCCTATGGCAAAAATTGCATTTCCACATGTAGTTGAATTAGGTGCTCACACAAAAGTCCGTGACTTTGCATTTATTTTTGCAGGTGAAGGATTGATAGTCGGTGAATACACAGATATACAACCTCACACAGTAGTATGGGGCGGCGGATTAACAATAATCGGAAGCAGAGTTTCAACAGGACCCGGTACAGTATTTTTATCAGCAACTTATTCCCATGAAAAAGGAATGAAGATGGTTGACGGTATGGGTGAGAACTCAAAAGTTAAAGGCGGCAGACTTGAAATAGGCGATGATGTTTACATAGGTGCTAACTGTACAATCATGCCTGTGAAAATAGGTGAAGGCTGCGTAATCGGAGCAGGAAGCTTTGTCGGCAAAGACTGCGAACCTTGGGGAATTTATGTAGGAAGTCCTGCGAAAAGAATCGGTACAAGAGAAAAATAA